From the genome of Psychroserpens ponticola, one region includes:
- a CDS encoding TonB-dependent receptor has translation MRNLILLALLLVTSITSAQITVQGVVKDSLGAPLELANIIAINKATKAMGSYAISNDKGRFKLDLDMNTTYTIQVSYIGMKSLSEEIATKEDDITKNYTLEYDNALDAVELTYEMPVTIKGDTLVYNADSFKDGSERKLEDVLKKLPGVEINDDGQIEVEGKVVNKLMVNGKDFFDGDSKLATKNIPSNAVDKIQVLRNYSEVGQLRGVQNNQDNVAINIKLKEGKENFWFGDVTAGVGVATDDELYLVQPKLFYYSPKYSVNVIGDLNNIGEVALTNRDIRNFGGGFRRPSQSSGTSINLGDNGLGGLTSIANAQEIESKLGAANFSYSPNKALDLSGFFIYNSSRLRTREESFVRYIDSDLGIPNEETVQTGREASNQGIAKLSASYKPNANNQLDYDLLGRMSSDSEMQSEVSSVVGSTDQIDEVNPFSINQNLNYYYTLNEKNIFALEAQHLIKDEDPFYNAMLVNDPTNNFDAPQDQDAFDGTADALGIDRDQFGYNLNQNRRIKSNQLDAKLDYYYILNNKSNINLTLGTILSNQKFNSNIFQFLDDGSYLDPVATLEDGDGNLLQNENDTEYNFSDVYLGFRYRVKTGKFTITPGFSLHAYGNKNTQFGVEHKDNFFRVMPEFETLIQFKKSESLTFSYNMSNSFTDVTNLAEGIVLNSFSNISYGNPELQNSLSHNLSLRYFSFNLFNYTNVFAFANYSKNIDQIRSETNFDNVIRTSSYFNSNFADESASVFGRVERTFKKIRARLGARFSYAKQNQIVQGEQTVNQSFTQSYSPELRTNFREAPNVRLKYDYSISKNDQGSTSTKFITNSPSVEFDAYIWKSVTFRTDYTYTNQDDGVRPSQSFQTWDASLAYRKDKDAKWEYEVKASNLLDIDSKVNNSSSNISVFNSETFIQPRFVTFRVVYSL, from the coding sequence ATGAGAAATTTAATTTTACTCGCGTTACTGCTAGTGACAAGCATAACTAGTGCGCAAATTACAGTGCAAGGTGTCGTAAAAGACAGTTTGGGAGCTCCTCTTGAGTTGGCTAATATTATAGCTATTAATAAAGCAACAAAGGCGATGGGTTCCTACGCGATATCAAATGATAAAGGCAGATTTAAGCTTGATTTAGATATGAATACAACCTATACAATTCAAGTGAGCTATATTGGAATGAAATCGCTTTCCGAAGAAATAGCAACCAAAGAAGATGATATTACAAAAAACTATACTCTTGAATACGATAATGCTCTTGATGCTGTTGAATTAACTTACGAAATGCCAGTAACCATTAAAGGTGATACTTTAGTGTATAACGCAGATTCGTTTAAAGATGGTTCTGAACGAAAACTAGAAGACGTTCTCAAGAAATTACCAGGTGTCGAAATTAATGACGATGGGCAAATTGAAGTCGAAGGTAAAGTCGTCAATAAATTAATGGTTAATGGAAAAGATTTTTTTGATGGTGATTCGAAATTGGCAACAAAAAATATTCCGTCAAATGCAGTTGATAAGATACAAGTGTTGCGTAATTACTCTGAAGTTGGGCAATTAAGAGGTGTGCAAAATAATCAAGATAATGTTGCCATAAATATAAAACTTAAAGAAGGAAAAGAAAATTTCTGGTTTGGAGATGTAACAGCTGGAGTAGGAGTTGCTACAGATGATGAATTGTATTTGGTTCAGCCTAAACTGTTTTACTATAGTCCCAAATACAGTGTCAATGTCATTGGTGATTTAAATAATATTGGAGAAGTGGCTTTAACGAATCGCGATATTAGAAATTTTGGAGGCGGATTTAGGCGTCCTAGTCAGAGTAGTGGAACAAGTATTAATTTAGGCGATAATGGACTTGGAGGATTAACAAGTATTGCTAATGCTCAAGAAATTGAATCAAAACTCGGAGCTGCTAACTTTAGTTACTCACCAAATAAGGCTTTAGACCTAAGCGGATTTTTTATCTACAATAGCAGTCGTTTACGAACTCGTGAAGAAAGTTTTGTAAGATATATCGATTCTGATTTAGGAATTCCTAATGAAGAAACCGTTCAAACAGGAAGAGAAGCATCTAATCAAGGCATCGCAAAATTAAGTGCGTCGTATAAACCGAATGCTAATAATCAATTAGATTATGATCTTTTAGGACGCATGTCTAGTGATTCAGAAATGCAAAGCGAAGTGTCGTCTGTTGTTGGTAGTACAGATCAAATAGACGAAGTAAATCCGTTTAGTATCAATCAAAACCTGAACTATTATTACACGTTAAACGAGAAAAATATTTTTGCTCTAGAAGCACAGCACCTTATAAAAGACGAAGATCCTTTTTACAATGCAATGCTTGTCAATGATCCTACAAATAACTTTGATGCTCCTCAAGATCAAGATGCATTTGATGGCACTGCTGATGCTTTAGGAATTGATAGAGATCAATTTGGGTATAACCTAAATCAAAACAGACGTATCAAGTCCAATCAATTAGACGCTAAATTAGATTACTACTATATTTTAAATAATAAGAGTAATATTAACCTAACCTTAGGTACGATTTTAAGCAATCAAAAATTTAATTCTAATATTTTTCAGTTTTTAGATGATGGTTCATATCTAGATCCAGTAGCAACATTAGAAGATGGTGATGGTAATCTTTTACAAAATGAAAACGATACAGAGTATAATTTTAGTGATGTGTATTTAGGATTCAGATATCGTGTTAAAACAGGAAAATTCACCATAACTCCAGGCTTTTCTTTACACGCTTATGGAAATAAAAACACACAGTTTGGCGTTGAGCATAAAGACAATTTCTTTAGGGTAATGCCAGAATTTGAAACACTTATTCAGTTTAAAAAGAGTGAAAGTTTAACCTTCAGTTATAACATGAGCAACTCTTTTACAGATGTAACGAATTTAGCTGAAGGCATAGTTTTAAATAGCTTTAGTAACATTAGTTATGGTAATCCTGAATTGCAAAACTCATTATCACATAATTTGAGTTTGAGATATTTCAGTTTTAACCTTTTTAATTATACTAATGTGTTTGCTTTTGCAAATTATAGTAAGAATATAGATCAAATTAGAAGCGAAACAAATTTTGATAATGTGATTAGAACAAGTTCATATTTCAACTCTAACTTTGCCGATGAATCCGCAAGTGTGTTTGGTCGTGTTGAGCGAACTTTCAAAAAGATTAGAGCAAGATTGGGAGCGCGTTTTTCTTATGCGAAACAAAATCAAATTGTTCAAGGAGAGCAAACCGTTAACCAAAGTTTTACTCAAAGTTATTCGCCAGAGTTACGTACCAATTTTAGAGAAGCACCAAATGTGCGTTTAAAATATGATTATTCTATTAGTAAAAACGACCAAGGCTCAACATCTACCAAGTTCATTACAAATTCTCCTTCAGTTGAGTTTGATGCTTACATCTGGAAATCAGTAACATTCAGAACAGACTATACCTATACCAATCAGGATGATGGTGTAAGACCATCTCAGTCGTTCCAAACTTGGGATGCGAGTTTAGCATATAGAAAAGATAAAGATGCCAAATGGGAATATGAAGTCAAAGCGTCTAACTTGTTAGATATCGATTCTAAAGTCAATAACAGCTCAAGTAATATTTCAGTATTTAACTCAGAGACCTTTATACAGCCTAGGTTTGTAACGTTTAGAGTGGTTTATTCATTGTAG
- the metK gene encoding methionine adenosyltransferase has translation MAYLFTSESVSEGHPDKVADQISDALIDNFLAFDSESKVACETLVTTGQVILAGEVKSNTYLDVQKIARDTINKIGYTKSEYMFDGNSCGVFSAIHEQSEDINRGVDRASKDEQGAGDQGMMFGYATRETENYMPLALDLSHRILKELAELRRENNDITYLRPDSKSQVTIEYSDDNLPQRIDAIVVSTQHDDFDEDEDMLAKIRKDIVDILIPRVVAKLPEHIQVLFNDDITYHINPTGKFVIGGPHGDTGLTGRKIIVDTYGGKGAHGGGAFSGKDPSKVDRSAAYATRHIAKNMVAAGICDEILVQVSYAIGVVEPTSIFVDTYGTCPFNITDGEIAEKITAIFDMRPAAIESRLKLRQPMYSETAAYGHMGRDAETVSKTFSQPHGETITLDVELFTWEKLDYVDMVKSAFGL, from the coding sequence ATGGCATATTTATTTACTTCGGAAAGTGTTTCAGAAGGACATCCAGATAAAGTCGCAGATCAAATTAGCGATGCATTAATAGACAACTTTTTAGCGTTTGATAGCGAATCTAAAGTAGCATGTGAAACTTTAGTAACTACTGGTCAAGTTATATTAGCTGGCGAAGTGAAATCGAACACGTATTTAGACGTTCAAAAAATTGCTCGTGATACGATTAACAAAATCGGCTACACGAAGAGCGAATACATGTTTGATGGCAACTCTTGTGGTGTTTTTTCTGCTATTCATGAACAATCTGAAGATATTAATCGTGGTGTAGATAGAGCTAGCAAAGATGAACAAGGCGCAGGAGATCAAGGAATGATGTTTGGTTATGCCACTCGCGAAACTGAAAACTACATGCCTTTAGCTTTAGATTTATCACATAGAATTTTAAAAGAACTTGCAGAACTTAGACGAGAAAATAACGACATCACCTATTTACGTCCCGATTCTAAAAGTCAAGTAACAATTGAATATAGCGATGACAACTTGCCGCAACGTATAGATGCTATTGTTGTATCTACCCAACATGATGATTTTGATGAAGATGAGGACATGTTAGCTAAAATCAGAAAAGATATTGTTGATATTTTAATACCAAGAGTTGTAGCAAAATTACCAGAACACATTCAAGTATTATTTAATGATGATATCACCTATCATATTAATCCAACAGGAAAGTTTGTAATTGGAGGACCACATGGTGATACAGGATTAACTGGCCGCAAAATTATAGTTGATACTTATGGCGGAAAAGGTGCTCATGGTGGTGGTGCTTTCTCTGGAAAAGATCCAAGTAAAGTTGACAGAAGTGCTGCTTATGCCACAAGACATATTGCAAAAAACATGGTTGCAGCTGGTATTTGTGATGAAATTTTAGTTCAAGTAAGTTATGCTATTGGTGTTGTAGAACCGACTTCAATATTTGTAGACACTTATGGCACTTGTCCGTTTAATATTACTGATGGAGAAATTGCTGAAAAGATTACTGCAATTTTCGATATGCGACCAGCAGCCATTGAATCACGCTTAAAACTTCGTCAGCCAATGTATAGCGAAACTGCGGCTTATGGTCATATGGGAAGAGATGCAGAAACAGTTAGCAAAACATTTAGCCAACCTCATGGCGAAACGATTACATTAGATGTAGAATTATTTACTTGGGAAAAATTAGATTATGTAGATATGGTGAAATCTGCTTTTGGATTGTAA
- a CDS encoding ammonium transporter, translating to MELLTTNNVWMMICTALVFFMHLGFAFLEIGLTRQKNTINILFKNIFIITVGLLLYCLVGFNLMYPGFAEGDIGIFGFAGFGLDSPLTDAGTLDLAYNEGYTYWTDFLFQGMFAATAATIVSGAVAERMKIGPFMVFTVIYVGLIYPIAGSWKWGGGFLQTLETPFYDFAGSTLVHSVGGWAALVAVCLLGSRIGKFKDGKLQAIPGHNIPLATAGVIILWLGWFGFNGGSVLSADPGLTSLTLVTTCLAAASGGVVAALVSTLKFKNLDLTMFLNGILGGLVGITAGADQMNPTDAIIIGAVAGAIIVFAVSLIDRLKLDDPVGAIAVHLVCGIWGTLAVGIFGALAGGAQFVSQLIGVVSYAGICIVSSFLIIFIMKKTVGIRVSEREELEGLDAHEHGMDAYPDFRLNEH from the coding sequence ATGGAATTACTTACTACAAATAATGTATGGATGATGATCTGTACTGCACTCGTTTTCTTTATGCATTTAGGATTTGCATTTTTAGAAATTGGACTAACACGTCAAAAAAATACAATCAATATTTTATTCAAAAACATCTTTATCATAACAGTTGGTCTACTTCTGTATTGTTTAGTCGGATTCAACTTAATGTATCCTGGTTTTGCAGAAGGAGATATTGGAATCTTCGGATTTGCCGGATTCGGCTTAGACTCGCCTCTAACTGATGCTGGAACTTTAGATTTAGCATACAATGAAGGCTACACCTATTGGACAGATTTCTTATTCCAAGGTATGTTTGCAGCAACAGCAGCAACCATTGTTTCTGGAGCTGTTGCAGAACGAATGAAAATTGGACCATTTATGGTATTTACTGTTATTTACGTTGGGTTAATTTATCCTATTGCTGGTTCTTGGAAATGGGGAGGCGGATTTTTGCAAACATTAGAAACTCCATTTTATGATTTTGCAGGCTCAACATTAGTCCACTCAGTTGGAGGATGGGCAGCTTTAGTAGCTGTATGTTTACTAGGCTCAAGAATCGGGAAGTTCAAAGACGGGAAACTACAAGCAATTCCTGGTCACAATATTCCATTAGCAACAGCTGGTGTTATTATTCTATGGTTAGGGTGGTTTGGATTTAATGGTGGCTCAGTATTATCTGCAGATCCAGGATTAACATCGCTAACATTAGTTACAACTTGTTTGGCTGCAGCATCAGGTGGTGTTGTAGCAGCTCTAGTATCTACACTAAAATTCAAGAACTTAGACTTAACCATGTTTCTAAATGGAATTCTAGGTGGATTAGTTGGAATTACTGCTGGAGCAGATCAAATGAATCCAACAGATGCTATTATAATTGGAGCCGTTGCTGGAGCTATTATAGTATTCGCAGTATCTCTAATTGACAGATTAAAACTTGACGACCCTGTAGGAGCAATTGCTGTACATTTAGTTTGCGGTATTTGGGGAACTTTAGCTGTTGGAATTTTTGGAGCTTTGGCTGGAGGCGCACAATTTGTAAGTCAGCTTATTGGAGTTGTATCGTATGCAGGCATCTGTATTGTCTCTTCATTCTTAATCATTTTTATTATGAAAAAGACAGTTGGCATTAGAGTTTCAGAACGAGAAGAATTAGAAGGTCTAGATGCTCATGAACACGGCATGGACGCCTATCCAGACTTTAGATTAAACGAACATTAG
- a CDS encoding P-II family nitrogen regulator, with protein sequence MKKVEAIIRKSKFSTVKKALHEVGVNFFSYWDVTGLGNEKEGHVYRGVSYSTSDIQRRYLSIVVNDDFEEITIKAILEAGSTGEVGDGKIFVSHIEEVYRIRTGEKGGNTLK encoded by the coding sequence ATGAAAAAAGTTGAAGCAATTATTAGAAAATCGAAATTTTCTACCGTAAAAAAAGCACTACATGAAGTTGGTGTAAACTTCTTCTCTTATTGGGATGTTACCGGATTGGGTAATGAAAAAGAAGGTCATGTTTACAGAGGAGTATCCTATAGCACAAGCGACATTCAACGTCGTTATCTATCAATAGTTGTAAATGATGATTTCGAAGAAATCACCATAAAAGCCATACTAGAAGCAGGCTCAACTGGTGAAGTTGGAGATGGAAAAATATTCGTCTCACATATCGAAGAAGTTTACAGGATACGAACAGGAGAAAAAGGAGGAAACACTTTAAAATAA
- a CDS encoding outer membrane beta-barrel protein, producing the protein MKQLFTLTFLIVSTTLSAQETEEVSEKKFSVTGSLDAYFRTNLTASDTITQSPASFADQTGFALGMANVIASYENGKVGAVADLVFGPRGDQAVGSDALYVNQLYAYWNLSKKTTLTFGRFNTFLGYEVISPTGNFNYSTSYLFASGPFSHVGLKADFELSDDFSLMLAVMNPTDTNNNATGDYAFGAQLGYSGQYLNLYYDSKAVLGFEIDYTGGFDISDDFYLGINAAYQDNDGTGFYGGTLYPQYRFNETFALGFRGEYFAWHGDGNDLPSAFDLTLTGSYSVDDLTIKPEIRFDSWSNATPFYDSDYMPTESLASFVVAAIYNFN; encoded by the coding sequence ATGAAACAACTATTCACTTTAACATTTTTAATAGTATCAACAACTTTGTCAGCTCAAGAAACCGAAGAAGTTTCCGAAAAAAAATTCTCAGTAACAGGAAGTTTAGACGCGTACTTTAGAACAAATTTAACCGCAAGTGATACAATAACACAGTCACCAGCATCATTTGCAGATCAAACAGGGTTTGCTTTAGGAATGGCAAATGTTATTGCATCATATGAAAACGGAAAAGTAGGAGCAGTAGCAGACTTAGTATTTGGCCCAAGAGGAGATCAAGCTGTAGGATCAGATGCTTTATATGTAAATCAGCTATATGCCTACTGGAATCTTTCGAAAAAAACAACCTTAACTTTTGGTCGTTTTAATACCTTTCTAGGATATGAAGTGATTTCACCAACAGGAAATTTTAATTATAGCACTTCATACCTATTTGCAAGTGGCCCTTTTTCGCATGTTGGCTTAAAAGCAGATTTTGAGCTATCTGATGATTTTAGTTTAATGTTAGCCGTAATGAATCCTACAGACACCAACAATAATGCAACTGGCGATTATGCATTTGGCGCTCAACTTGGATATTCTGGTCAATACTTAAATCTATACTATGATTCAAAAGCTGTTTTAGGTTTTGAAATTGATTACACAGGTGGTTTTGATATCTCTGATGATTTCTACTTAGGAATTAATGCAGCATATCAAGACAATGATGGCACAGGTTTTTATGGAGGCACTCTTTATCCACAATACCGTTTTAATGAAACATTTGCTCTTGGTTTTAGAGGAGAATATTTTGCATGGCATGGTGACGGAAACGATTTGCCTAGCGCTTTTGATTTAACACTAACTGGCAGTTACTCTGTTGACGATTTAACCATAAAACCAGAAATACGATTTGATTCTTGGTCAAATGCTACTCCATTTTATGATTCAGACTACATGCCAACAGAAAGCCTAGCATCATTCGTCGTTGCAGCGATATACAATTTTAACTAA